The Bacteroidota bacterium DNA window ACATGAACTCCATTTTTATTTAAAAAATTAATGTTTTTTATCAAAGCTTGCATTTGTCTGTATTACAGAATATTAACATCATTTTGCTTGTTTTTGTGAATTATGCAGGCTAAATATTTCTTCTGAAAAAATAACTGATACTAATGATGGCTTCATTGAGAAAGTAGTAAAATGCTTTGAAAATAAATATTCGATTTTATCTATTGCATTTTTAGTATTTAATTCATTACTAAATATTAGCTCATTATTTTTTTTGAATAGATCAAGTATAGTAATTAGGATATGAATTTTGCTATCAAAATGTCTGTAAATTGCTGGTTCGGTAATACCTATTTTTTTTGCAAGATTTTTTATTGTCAATCCTTGTATTCCTTTATTGGCAATTAATTCTAAAGCTACTTCAACTATCTCTTTTGCCTCTCTGTTTGCATTTCTACAGTTTCATTATTTAATAATTTCATAAAT harbors:
- a CDS encoding TetR/AcrR family transcriptional regulator, with the protein product MVEVALELIANKGIQGLTIKNLAKKIGITEPAIYRHFDSKIHILITILDLFKKNNELIFSNELNTKNAIDKIEYLFSKHFTTFSMKPSLVSVIFSEEIFSLHNSQKQAK